Proteins encoded together in one Terriglobus saanensis SP1PR4 window:
- a CDS encoding amylo-alpha-1,6-glucosidase, protein MNVRLLSTASLRALCLASAFSAALVSAFAQQSLPVAQLSSVDHFDLGENPLTIRQPAQANRPFSVTGQRGAIIGQQDGTFELWLLPTKILHNARLTAQLDGYGAVIDMNQQASTIEVHPDHTTITLAHAAITIKEHLFIPRSATTGVASAMVLLEIHSVRPAQITLSFEPSLERQWPAPNFGRPGAGWVPMGNGGAFQLESDNPNFYGMVAMPGSTPGLVRPFQEAPKSESLSFHIAFDPAKDSGRYFPLLAAVTDASAVPVENGKAKMRSAIADASANVEKLYRSTADFYAHFFDTRLVVETPDARFNDAMRWAEVSIEQSKVATSSGSGLAGGWFISGDSARPGFGWFFGRDTLFTLYAVNSYGDFALSRESMDFLLAHQREDGKMMHEYSQTADLLDWKSLPYLYAAADSTPLFVMQMADYVRASGDTAYLKQHWDNVKRAYAFTRAHTTRGVYDNTQGTGWVEEWVPKAPFQEVYLAALDQQSSAAMAELSTRMGETDLATQAKDTAVTIEKQLAEFHNDGGFYNFSRNQDGSFDTQPTVFPSVAWWDGGLKLPQADAQLSRWAGHKFSTDWGMRSMETGAATYDPISYHHGSVWPLYTGWTAMAQYRNSKPLAAYADLEQNIALTWLQDPGAITEVLSGEFYQPLGRSSSHQLWSSAMTLTPAVRGLFGVEIDVPRHLLHLSPQLPADWHEAKLHHIAFGEAMLDITMHRRGEHLDLEVVSDKSTVLCIQTEAVLDTKRECKSATTTRHHVTLKLPAFEVALAPQIAVPGETTQQWKVTQEERTERGLKLTLEGPSGSTQLLHLRRNGNASRVPMLKGAQMVGDNLLVMAPVTTAGEYAQQEVELKW, encoded by the coding sequence ATGAACGTGCGACTGCTCTCTACTGCTTCCCTCCGTGCTCTCTGCCTTGCGTCTGCATTTTCCGCCGCGCTCGTAAGCGCCTTCGCGCAGCAAAGCCTGCCTGTAGCGCAGTTGTCGTCCGTCGATCACTTTGACCTCGGCGAGAATCCCCTGACAATCCGCCAGCCTGCGCAGGCTAATCGGCCTTTCAGCGTGACGGGACAGCGCGGCGCCATCATTGGACAGCAGGATGGCACGTTCGAGCTATGGCTGTTGCCCACGAAGATTCTGCATAACGCACGTCTGACCGCGCAGCTCGACGGCTACGGTGCTGTGATTGATATGAACCAGCAGGCGTCGACGATCGAGGTGCATCCGGATCACACGACGATCACGCTTGCGCACGCGGCCATCACAATAAAAGAGCATCTCTTTATTCCACGAAGCGCAACGACAGGTGTTGCGTCCGCGATGGTGCTGCTTGAAATACACTCCGTGCGCCCCGCGCAGATCACGCTGAGCTTTGAGCCTTCGCTCGAACGGCAGTGGCCCGCGCCGAACTTCGGACGTCCCGGCGCAGGCTGGGTTCCTATGGGTAACGGCGGAGCGTTTCAACTGGAGAGCGACAACCCGAACTTCTACGGCATGGTGGCCATGCCTGGCAGTACACCCGGCTTGGTTCGTCCCTTCCAGGAAGCACCCAAGAGCGAGTCTCTCAGCTTCCACATCGCCTTCGATCCCGCGAAGGACAGCGGCAGGTACTTTCCTCTACTCGCGGCGGTGACGGATGCGAGCGCCGTTCCGGTGGAGAACGGCAAAGCGAAGATGCGGTCTGCTATCGCAGACGCGAGCGCGAATGTGGAGAAGCTGTATCGCTCCACGGCGGACTTCTACGCGCACTTCTTCGACACGAGGCTCGTGGTCGAAACTCCGGATGCGCGTTTCAATGACGCGATGCGCTGGGCAGAGGTGTCGATCGAGCAATCGAAGGTGGCGACGTCTTCCGGCAGCGGCCTTGCTGGCGGATGGTTTATTTCTGGAGACTCCGCGCGTCCTGGCTTCGGTTGGTTCTTCGGCCGCGACACGCTCTTCACGCTCTATGCGGTGAATAGCTACGGCGACTTTGCGCTAAGCCGTGAGTCCATGGACTTCCTCCTGGCGCACCAGCGCGAAGACGGCAAGATGATGCACGAGTACTCACAGACGGCGGATCTTCTGGACTGGAAGAGCCTTCCGTATCTTTATGCGGCAGCGGACTCCACGCCGCTCTTTGTGATGCAGATGGCGGACTACGTTCGTGCAAGCGGCGACACGGCATACCTTAAGCAGCATTGGGACAACGTGAAGCGCGCCTACGCCTTCACCCGAGCACACACGACACGTGGCGTCTACGACAACACGCAGGGAACCGGATGGGTAGAAGAGTGGGTGCCGAAGGCTCCCTTTCAGGAGGTCTATCTCGCGGCTCTGGATCAGCAATCGAGCGCCGCGATGGCGGAGCTTTCGACGCGCATGGGCGAGACCGATCTCGCGACGCAGGCGAAGGACACGGCAGTTACAATCGAGAAGCAGCTTGCCGAGTTCCATAACGATGGCGGCTTTTATAACTTCAGCCGCAATCAGGACGGAAGCTTCGACACACAGCCTACTGTCTTTCCGTCAGTCGCATGGTGGGATGGTGGCCTGAAGCTTCCGCAGGCCGACGCGCAGCTTTCACGCTGGGCGGGCCATAAGTTTTCAACGGACTGGGGTATGCGATCCATGGAGACCGGCGCTGCCACCTACGATCCCATCAGTTATCACCACGGTTCAGTATGGCCGCTCTACACAGGATGGACGGCGATGGCGCAGTATCGCAACAGCAAGCCGCTGGCAGCGTATGCGGACCTGGAGCAGAACATCGCGTTGACGTGGCTGCAGGATCCCGGCGCGATCACGGAAGTGCTCTCGGGCGAGTTCTACCAGCCGCTGGGACGTTCGAGTTCGCATCAACTCTGGTCCTCCGCGATGACGCTGACGCCTGCTGTGCGCGGCTTGTTTGGCGTGGAGATCGATGTGCCACGCCACTTGCTGCATCTCTCTCCCCAACTTCCCGCGGACTGGCACGAGGCCAAGCTGCACCACATTGCCTTCGGCGAAGCCATGCTGGACATCACGATGCATCGTCGTGGAGAGCATCTTGATCTGGAGGTCGTCAGCGATAAATCGACGGTGCTCTGCATTCAGACGGAGGCTGTTCTGGATACAAAACGTGAGTGCAAGAGCGCAACTACAACGCGCCACCACGTCACGCTGAAGCTGCCCGCTTTTGAAGTCGCTCTTGCGCCGCAGATCGCGGTGCCGGGCGAGACGACGCAGCAGTGGAAGGTGACGCAGGAAGAGCGCACCGAGCGCGGCCTGAAACTCACGTTGGAAGGCCCCTCGGGATCGACGCAACTGCTGCACCTGCGTCGCAATGGAAACGCGAGTCGCGTGCCCATGTTGAAAGGCGCGCAGATGGTTGGCGATAACCTTCTGGTGATGGCGCCGGTTACAACTGCAGGAGAGTATGCCCAGCAGGAAGTCGAGCTGAAGTGGTAG
- the panB gene encoding 3-methyl-2-oxobutanoate hydroxymethyltransferase, whose translation MSLIQPGMQGHSMSARKTTPQSLQDQKRRQTPITALTAYDYATARLVDEAGIDLLLVGDSLGMAVLGYESTLPVTMEEMLHHTRAVRRAVHSALLVADMPYGSYHLGTEDAVRNAMRLVKEAGAEAVKIEGGSERVHLVAAMTSVEIPVVGHIGLTPQSVHRTGGYKVQGRTLAAVETLCEDALLLQQAGAIAIVLEGVPREVATRITASLEIPTIGIGAGPECDGQILVFHDLFQLTFNHTPKFVRSFGDAGELFRSGLEAYREAVTAKTFPNDTESYHLSHDVLQELNEPDLVPAKRR comes from the coding sequence ATGAGTCTGATTCAACCCGGTATGCAGGGGCACAGCATGAGCGCGCGTAAAACAACCCCGCAAAGCCTGCAGGACCAGAAGCGACGCCAAACTCCCATCACAGCACTGACAGCCTATGACTACGCTACCGCGCGTCTTGTCGACGAAGCTGGCATCGATCTTCTTCTCGTCGGCGACTCTCTGGGCATGGCCGTTCTCGGCTATGAGTCCACGCTACCCGTTACGATGGAAGAGATGCTGCATCACACACGTGCCGTTCGCCGCGCCGTGCACAGTGCGCTTCTCGTCGCAGATATGCCTTATGGCAGCTATCACCTTGGCACGGAAGACGCTGTGCGCAACGCCATGCGCTTAGTAAAAGAAGCTGGCGCGGAGGCGGTCAAGATCGAAGGCGGCTCGGAGCGCGTGCATCTTGTCGCGGCAATGACGTCGGTGGAGATCCCCGTCGTCGGTCACATCGGCCTCACGCCGCAGTCGGTGCATCGCACCGGTGGATACAAGGTGCAAGGCCGCACCCTGGCGGCGGTTGAAACGCTCTGCGAAGATGCGCTTCTTCTGCAGCAGGCGGGTGCGATTGCGATTGTGCTCGAAGGCGTTCCGCGCGAGGTCGCCACACGCATTACGGCTAGCCTGGAGATTCCTACCATCGGCATCGGCGCGGGGCCTGAGTGCGACGGCCAGATCCTCGTCTTTCACGATCTCTTCCAACTTACCTTCAACCACACGCCAAAGTTTGTTCGAAGTTTTGGAGACGCTGGTGAACTCTTTCGCAGTGGCCTCGAAGCATATCGCGAAGCTGTCACTGCGAAAACTTTTCCCAACGATACAGAGAGCTATCACCTCTCGCACGACGTGCTGCAGGAACTGAACGAGCCAGATCTCGTACCCGCGAAGAGGCGCTAA
- the panC gene encoding pantoate--beta-alanine ligase — protein MRILLTVAELRAARSELLQRDATATLGLVPTMGALHDGHLALVRAAKERCRFVAVSIFVNPLQFGPSEDFSHYPRTFDQDCTLLLKEGVDLVFAPAAEELVPAHATTFIQVGGIGDRLDGKSRPGHFRGVTTIVGKLFHVVAPHAAFFGQKDAAQVAVLRAMVRDLNFDLDLVVCPTVREPDGLALSSRNRYLSAEERIHALALSRALQSIASMSVQEKDARVLQEHLRSCLAAAEGIRLDYAEVVDPRTLEAITTMHKGALVAVAAYVGKTRLIDNIVLPSGNTP, from the coding sequence ATGCGTATTCTCCTTACCGTTGCGGAACTGCGCGCGGCGCGCTCTGAACTGCTGCAGCGCGATGCCACGGCGACGCTCGGTCTCGTTCCGACGATGGGCGCACTGCATGACGGGCATCTCGCGCTCGTTCGTGCTGCAAAAGAGCGCTGTCGTTTTGTGGCCGTCTCCATCTTCGTCAACCCGCTTCAGTTTGGCCCCAGTGAAGACTTCTCTCACTATCCCAGGACCTTCGATCAGGACTGCACATTGCTTCTAAAAGAAGGTGTGGACCTGGTCTTCGCTCCGGCAGCGGAAGAATTGGTTCCCGCGCACGCAACCACTTTTATTCAAGTCGGTGGCATCGGGGATCGACTTGACGGTAAGTCGCGACCGGGCCACTTTCGTGGTGTCACCACGATCGTTGGAAAGCTCTTTCACGTCGTCGCTCCGCATGCGGCCTTCTTCGGGCAAAAGGACGCAGCGCAGGTGGCTGTGCTGCGCGCGATGGTACGCGATCTCAACTTCGATCTCGATCTGGTCGTCTGTCCCACGGTGCGCGAGCCGGATGGTCTAGCGCTGAGTTCGCGCAACCGCTATCTCAGCGCCGAAGAGCGTATCCATGCTCTGGCTCTCTCTCGAGCTCTGCAGTCCATCGCTTCGATGAGCGTTCAGGAGAAAGATGCGCGCGTTCTGCAGGAACATCTTCGTTCCTGCCTTGCGGCTGCCGAGGGCATTCGTCTCGACTATGCCGAGGTCGTCGATCCTCGGACGCTCGAAGCGATCACCACGATGCACAAAGGCGCGCTCGTAGCGGTTGCTGCCTATGTTGGCAAGACCCGCCTGATCGACAACATTGTTCTGCCCTCGGGGAACACGCCATGA
- the coaBC gene encoding bifunctional phosphopantothenoylcysteine decarboxylase/phosphopantothenate--cysteine ligase CoaBC, giving the protein MNILLAVTGGIAAYKAAELTRELQRRLISVQVVMTPSAEEFVRPLTFAALTGKQVLTSLWQPAVEGSDEFSIEHIAVAHSIDALVVAPATADSLAKMAHGIADNLFLNIFLATKAPVIVAPAMNVNMWEHPATQANLQLLRRRGVLIVEPDAGYLACGMIGGGRLAEVTHIADEVTRLLTVKSDLSTETVLITAGGTQEPIDPVRYIGNRSSGKMGHALAQAAMDRGARVILVTASGESAPATSEVIRVRTAEEMRRAVLDRLPDATVVIKAAAVSDYRVSDPSSQKVKRSGALTLQLEPTGDIAHAVAAQRQPGTLVIAFAAETEDLLTRARRKLVEKNVDAIVANDVSQPGIGFDAEDNAGFFLTPYEEIPLSRSSKREMAHRILDELLRLRTHQKTDRSEAGGNLAATESH; this is encoded by the coding sequence ATGAACATTCTTCTCGCAGTGACCGGCGGGATCGCCGCGTATAAGGCCGCTGAACTAACCCGCGAACTTCAGCGTCGGCTGATCAGCGTGCAGGTCGTCATGACTCCGTCGGCGGAGGAGTTTGTCCGCCCGCTCACGTTCGCCGCACTTACCGGCAAGCAGGTTTTGACTTCACTGTGGCAGCCCGCTGTGGAAGGGAGTGACGAGTTCTCCATCGAACACATCGCCGTCGCTCATTCCATCGACGCGCTCGTGGTTGCGCCCGCAACCGCGGACAGCCTTGCGAAGATGGCACACGGCATCGCGGACAATCTCTTCCTCAACATCTTTCTGGCGACGAAGGCTCCCGTGATCGTCGCCCCCGCGATGAATGTGAATATGTGGGAACATCCCGCGACGCAGGCCAACCTTCAACTGTTGCGTCGAAGGGGCGTCCTCATCGTGGAGCCGGATGCGGGCTATCTCGCGTGCGGCATGATAGGCGGCGGCCGATTGGCAGAGGTCACGCATATCGCGGACGAAGTAACACGCCTGCTTACGGTCAAAAGCGACCTCTCTACGGAGACGGTGCTCATCACGGCAGGCGGAACGCAAGAGCCCATCGACCCTGTTCGTTACATCGGCAATCGCTCCAGCGGCAAGATGGGGCACGCGCTCGCGCAGGCAGCCATGGATCGTGGCGCACGCGTGATTCTTGTGACTGCATCGGGAGAGTCCGCGCCAGCTACATCCGAAGTGATCCGCGTTCGTACTGCGGAAGAGATGCGTCGCGCAGTCCTGGATCGTCTGCCGGATGCGACAGTGGTCATCAAAGCCGCCGCCGTTTCGGACTATCGCGTAAGCGATCCATCTTCTCAAAAAGTGAAACGGTCCGGCGCGCTAACGCTTCAGCTCGAACCAACGGGAGACATTGCCCACGCGGTCGCAGCACAGCGCCAGCCCGGTACACTTGTGATCGCCTTCGCAGCAGAGACGGAAGATCTACTCACGCGGGCACGGCGCAAACTCGTAGAAAAGAACGTGGATGCCATCGTGGCTAACGATGTCTCCCAGCCGGGAATTGGCTTCGATGCGGAGGACAATGCGGGATTCTTCCTTACTCCTTATGAAGAGATTCCTCTGTCTCGTTCCAGTAAGCGTGAGATGGCGCATCGCATTCTGGACGAGCTTCTCCGCCTGCGAACGCATCAGAAAACGGATCGATCGGAAGCAGGCGGGAACTTAGCTGCAACAGAAAGTCACTAA
- the panD gene encoding aspartate 1-decarboxylase — protein sequence MLRNFLRSKIHGAVVTEANTAYVGSLAIDEDLMDLAGIQENEVVHIANVSNGERLTTYAIRAPRGSRVICANGAAAHRVSVGDKIIIFVFGWYDEREAAQHHPALVFVDRENKATHRPLREDHAQTAEEIATAEELIFLS from the coding sequence ATGCTGAGAAATTTTCTTCGCTCCAAAATTCACGGCGCCGTCGTAACCGAAGCCAATACGGCGTACGTCGGCTCGCTTGCGATCGATGAAGATCTTATGGACCTTGCAGGGATCCAGGAGAATGAAGTGGTCCACATCGCGAACGTCAGTAATGGCGAGCGACTTACAACGTATGCGATCCGTGCTCCGCGTGGATCGCGCGTAATCTGCGCGAACGGTGCGGCGGCCCACAGGGTTTCTGTGGGAGACAAGATTATTATCTTTGTCTTCGGCTGGTATGACGAAAGGGAAGCGGCGCAACATCATCCTGCGCTTGTGTTTGTCGATCGCGAAAATAAAGCCACCCACCGTCCTCTTCGTGAGGATCACGCACAGACCGCTGAAGAGATCGCAACCGCAGAAGAACTTATCTTTCTTTCCTGA
- a CDS encoding TonB-dependent receptor, with translation MKRTATPFAWAILFALFCSLPVLGQTVTGSIRGTVTDPTGAIIAGAKVVATNAATGVSTTTTTNSSGDYSIRFLQIGQYKVNVSAGGFTISNYGPFALEIDQTAKVDIALTVGSATTTVDVTDQMQPILNTESATLGLTITENTINSLPLNGRDFSQLAVYTPGAVSPGFPSFGGSNSTERSTGADNEVSVNGNRQQSNNYLLDGQEINENINNTIGYNPSPDALAQMRVITSNANAEFGNVNGGTIVAVMKSGTNQFHGSAFAYLKNENLSANSWSNDHNVPGQIVPINPFTSTQFGGTIGGPIFRDRLFFFADYAAARSHTGGLLTASVAPAAFRTGNFASLPFQLYDTQAAGGPVPYANNQVPITSKVAQFLFAHPEIYPLPNAPGIDALGIQNNFVGHQRKFNANDQGDIKIDWHLHSNDVFTFRYSQGIARDGQITNPLPVQFPSSSDYPDHLFNATWVRSFSSSIVNSFAANYGRIRFNSGVTTDPSGVFGFNGNNLVGIPSAAQLTQGFSQQTFSGGSGAFAIDNVGANPTPEIFIDNIFGYSDNLTWQKGKHLLKFGVQFIRYQQNSFYPGNDGELGSFTYNGTYTALPGGTTYPFADFVADRSSDVSVGAVTGRTGQRQWRDAFFAQDDWKLRPNLTINLGLRYEYSQPIYEVNNKEANVDLNTKAIILAGQNGASRALYDAVYNQWQPRVGFAYSPTSRTVVRGGYGISSYLEGTGANLRLTQNPPFHKDFEQQGVAPGTVNGVYNPGKFLQAANGFPTTQVPTTTFYVWPKDLKPAVVQEFSLTTEYQINNTSSFQIGYVGVLGHHLTDPYWGNQSTGVDANGNALPGPLDNIVGVGGVIKITQTQSASNYNGLQATYRLRPTGGLELTANYTYSKSLTDDIGFYGVTNNNSGQYYQQNAYDMRSEWGPAGTDTRHNLSVTGVYNVPFGRGKKYGGGSNFVVDSLLGGWKLSGSEVYYSGFPVTLSSPAEFSSRVFAFSGSARPQQNLAYHQKNRGLNNYFGTVGTTPGAGTDITVCDQSVGACTYSQQPQGAFGNVRPGTFRAPSFHNIDMALAKSFSVYHEHRLEFRADAFNAFNIASYQQPDSNVTDTTFGQITNTVSNSRDIQLSLKYAF, from the coding sequence ATGAAACGTACCGCCACGCCCTTCGCGTGGGCGATCCTGTTCGCCCTTTTTTGTAGTCTTCCCGTTCTGGGACAGACCGTCACTGGCTCGATTCGTGGAACCGTTACCGACCCAACCGGCGCGATCATTGCAGGTGCCAAAGTAGTCGCAACCAACGCAGCGACCGGTGTCAGCACGACCACCACTACGAACTCCTCCGGCGATTACTCCATCCGCTTTCTCCAGATTGGACAGTACAAAGTGAATGTCTCGGCTGGAGGATTTACGATCTCCAACTACGGCCCATTTGCGCTGGAGATCGATCAGACTGCCAAGGTGGATATTGCCCTGACGGTCGGCTCCGCCACAACGACAGTGGATGTCACAGACCAGATGCAGCCGATTCTCAATACAGAGAGCGCGACGCTTGGTCTTACCATTACCGAAAACACAATCAATTCGCTTCCTCTCAACGGCCGCGATTTCAGCCAGCTCGCGGTGTATACGCCGGGAGCGGTCTCCCCGGGCTTTCCTTCCTTTGGTGGCTCTAACTCGACCGAGCGGTCCACCGGTGCCGACAACGAAGTCTCCGTTAACGGCAACCGTCAGCAGTCGAATAACTACCTCCTCGACGGGCAGGAAATCAACGAAAACATCAACAATACGATTGGTTACAACCCCAGCCCCGACGCTCTCGCGCAGATGCGCGTGATCACCAGCAATGCCAACGCAGAGTTTGGAAATGTGAACGGTGGCACCATCGTCGCTGTCATGAAGAGTGGAACCAACCAGTTTCATGGGAGCGCCTTCGCTTACCTGAAAAACGAGAACCTCAGCGCCAACAGCTGGAGCAACGATCACAACGTCCCCGGGCAGATCGTCCCAATCAATCCCTTCACCTCGACGCAGTTCGGTGGCACCATCGGCGGACCGATCTTCCGGGATCGCCTCTTCTTCTTTGCGGATTATGCGGCGGCGCGGTCACACACGGGCGGACTTCTTACCGCAAGCGTAGCGCCTGCAGCCTTCCGCACGGGAAACTTCGCCTCACTACCCTTTCAGCTCTATGACACGCAGGCTGCGGGCGGCCCAGTTCCCTACGCCAACAACCAGGTTCCCATCACAAGCAAGGTGGCGCAGTTCCTCTTTGCGCATCCCGAAATCTACCCTCTTCCGAACGCGCCGGGCATCGACGCTCTCGGAATTCAGAACAACTTCGTCGGTCATCAGCGCAAATTCAACGCGAATGATCAGGGCGACATCAAAATTGACTGGCATCTGCACAGCAACGATGTCTTTACCTTCCGCTACTCGCAGGGCATTGCACGCGACGGTCAAATCACGAATCCTTTGCCGGTACAGTTTCCCAGCAGCAGTGATTATCCTGATCATCTGTTCAACGCCACCTGGGTCCGTTCCTTCAGCTCTTCGATCGTGAACTCCTTTGCTGCGAACTACGGTCGCATCCGTTTCAACAGCGGTGTTACGACCGATCCCAGCGGCGTCTTTGGCTTCAACGGCAATAACCTCGTTGGAATTCCCAGCGCGGCTCAACTGACGCAGGGTTTCAGTCAGCAGACCTTCAGCGGCGGAAGCGGAGCGTTCGCGATCGACAACGTTGGAGCCAACCCCACGCCCGAGATCTTTATCGACAACATCTTCGGCTACTCGGACAACCTGACATGGCAGAAGGGCAAGCACCTGCTCAAGTTCGGTGTGCAGTTCATTCGCTATCAACAGAACAGCTTCTACCCTGGCAACGATGGAGAGCTTGGATCGTTTACTTATAACGGTACCTATACCGCCCTTCCTGGTGGTACCACCTACCCCTTTGCGGACTTCGTGGCAGACCGGTCCAGCGATGTATCCGTCGGAGCTGTGACCGGACGTACGGGACAGCGGCAATGGCGCGATGCCTTCTTTGCACAGGATGACTGGAAGCTTCGTCCGAATCTGACGATTAATCTCGGTCTACGCTACGAATATTCGCAGCCGATCTATGAGGTCAACAACAAAGAAGCGAACGTCGATCTCAATACCAAGGCGATCATTCTGGCAGGTCAGAACGGCGCAAGCCGCGCCCTTTATGACGCTGTCTATAACCAGTGGCAGCCGCGCGTAGGTTTTGCCTATTCGCCCACCTCACGCACGGTGGTTCGCGGAGGTTACGGTATCTCCAGCTATCTGGAAGGAACCGGCGCCAACCTTCGTCTTACCCAGAATCCTCCCTTCCACAAGGACTTCGAGCAGCAGGGTGTTGCTCCAGGCACGGTCAACGGCGTCTACAACCCCGGAAAGTTCCTCCAGGCCGCGAATGGCTTTCCTACCACTCAGGTTCCGACCACGACGTTCTATGTGTGGCCTAAGGACTTGAAGCCCGCTGTCGTTCAGGAGTTCAGCCTGACGACCGAATACCAGATCAACAACACGTCCTCGTTCCAGATCGGATACGTTGGCGTGCTCGGTCACCACCTCACCGATCCCTACTGGGGCAACCAGTCCACGGGCGTCGATGCGAACGGAAACGCGCTTCCTGGACCTCTCGACAACATCGTAGGCGTGGGCGGCGTGATCAAGATCACGCAGACCCAGTCCGCAAGCAACTACAACGGATTGCAGGCTACCTATCGCCTCCGTCCCACGGGCGGCCTGGAACTCACGGCTAATTACACCTACTCGAAGTCGCTAACGGATGATATCGGCTTCTATGGCGTCACCAACAACAACAGCGGTCAGTACTACCAGCAGAATGCCTACGACATGCGTTCGGAGTGGGGACCTGCCGGTACGGACACGCGCCATAACCTGTCGGTCACGGGCGTTTACAACGTTCCCTTCGGTCGCGGCAAGAAGTACGGTGGTGGTTCGAACTTCGTGGTGGATTCTCTCCTCGGCGGATGGAAACTGAGCGGTTCGGAGGTCTATTACTCGGGCTTCCCCGTAACGCTTAGCTCACCTGCTGAATTCTCAAGCCGTGTCTTTGCCTTCTCTGGTTCGGCGCGTCCACAACAGAACCTCGCTTACCACCAGAAGAACCGCGGACTGAACAACTACTTCGGTACTGTGGGGACAACGCCTGGCGCGGGAACGGACATTACCGTCTGCGATCAGTCGGTGGGTGCTTGTACCTACAGCCAGCAGCCGCAGGGTGCCTTCGGCAATGTGCGGCCGGGAACCTTCCGCGCACCGAGCTTCCACAACATCGACATGGCGTTGGCTAAGTCCTTCAGCGTGTATCACGAGCATCGTCTCGAGTTCCGCGCGGACGCGTTCAATGCCTTCAACATCGCCAGCTATCAACAACCAGACAGCAACGTCACGGACACTACGTTCGGACAGATTACGAACACGGTCAGCAACAGCCGCGACATTCAGCTGTCTCTGAAGTACGCGTTCTAA
- a CDS encoding carboxypeptidase-like regulatory domain-containing protein, whose protein sequence is MPESPGSSISGRESAGEQSEQKSSSSISGTVLDLNGGIVPEAKVTLKMEGASAETVITSDGEGNFRFSSLPSGKYSVTISSPGLETLKLDEIVLHEGQNHQLPKIALPLLRTSTDVQVVVTQKELAVEQVKLAEKQRVLGIVPNFYSSYIWNAAPLPAKQKFDLAMKSRTDPVAFVITGVVAGIEQARDRFPAYGQGTEGYAKRYGASYATSAVGRFMGYAVLPSVFHQDPRYFYMGSGSTRSRAFYAMTRPFVTRGDNGRSQPNYSYILGSFIAGGVSNLYHPADDRGARLTVDNALLGIAASSIGNLVREFVLRKYTPSVPNYAQGKP, encoded by the coding sequence TTGCCTGAATCTCCCGGAAGTTCCATTTCAGGAAGGGAATCGGCTGGCGAGCAATCCGAGCAGAAGTCTTCCAGCAGCATCAGCGGCACCGTGCTCGACCTCAACGGAGGCATCGTCCCGGAGGCGAAGGTGACCCTTAAGATGGAGGGTGCTTCGGCAGAGACCGTCATCACTTCGGATGGTGAAGGCAACTTCCGGTTCTCGAGTCTCCCCTCTGGTAAGTACAGCGTGACCATCAGTTCGCCCGGCCTGGAGACCCTGAAGCTGGACGAGATCGTCCTGCACGAGGGACAAAATCATCAGCTTCCCAAGATCGCACTACCCCTGTTGCGCACAAGCACCGATGTCCAGGTCGTCGTTACGCAAAAAGAGCTCGCCGTCGAACAGGTGAAGCTCGCGGAGAAGCAGCGCGTCCTCGGCATCGTTCCGAACTTCTACAGCAGCTACATCTGGAACGCCGCTCCGCTCCCGGCCAAACAGAAGTTCGACCTGGCGATGAAGTCGCGCACCGATCCTGTGGCTTTTGTGATCACGGGCGTTGTGGCTGGCATCGAGCAGGCGCGCGACCGGTTTCCCGCATACGGCCAAGGTACCGAAGGATATGCGAAACGCTATGGGGCCTCCTATGCGACCAGTGCCGTTGGCCGGTTCATGGGATACGCTGTTCTTCCTTCCGTCTTTCACCAGGATCCGCGCTACTTCTACATGGGATCGGGGAGCACCAGGTCCCGCGCATTCTATGCCATGACAAGGCCCTTCGTGACCCGTGGAGACAACGGGCGTTCGCAGCCGAACTACTCCTACATCCTGGGCAGCTTTATCGCCGGAGGCGTCTCGAATCTCTACCATCCGGCAGACGATCGCGGAGCCAGATTGACGGTCGACAACGCCCTGTTGGGCATTGCGGCCAGCTCCATCGGCAATTTGGTGCGCGAATTTGTCCTGCGGAAGTACACGCCCAGTGTGCCGAACTACGCACAGGGCAAACCGTAG